The sequence below is a genomic window from Nitrospirota bacterium.
GACCAGATCACGGTCTGCGAGCAACTGCGGCGTCGGAACGAACTGGAACAGATCGGCGGAGCGGCCTATCTGGCGCAACTGGTGGCGCAGGTCCCCACCGCGGCCAACGTTCGGCACCACGCCAAAATCGTTCAGGACAAATCGCTGCTCCGTAACCTGATCACCGTGGCCACCGACATCGTCGCGTCCGGGTACCAGGACGTGGAAAAAGTGGACGACTTGATCGATCAGGCGGAACGAAAGATTTTCGAGTTGGCGGAACGTCGCATGCGGCAGTCGTTCATTCCGGTGCGGCAGATCGTCAAGGGCACGTTCGAGATGATCGAACGACTCTATGAGCGAAAAGAACTGGTGACCGGCGTACCGACCGGTTTTTCGGATCTCGACAAGATGACGGCCGGTCTACAGCCGTCAGACCTCATCATTCTGGCCGGACGCCCTTCCATGGGGAAAACGGCTCTGGCGCTGAACATGGCCCAGCACGCGGCGACCAAGTGCAACGAAACCGTGGCGATTTTCAGCCTGGAGATGTCCAAAGAGCAACTGGTGCTACGGATGTTGTGCTCGGAGGCCCGGGTTGACGCCCATAAATTGCGATCCGGCTTTCTTGCCCGGGAGGACTGGCGCAAGTTGACGGATGCGGCGAGCCGGCTGTCCGAAGCAAAGATCTTCATCGATGATACGCCGGGGATGACCGTGCTGGAGATGCGCGCAAAGGCCCGACGATTGAAGGCAGAACACCGTCTGGCGCTCGTGATCGTCGACTATCTCCAACTCATGAGAGGCCGGGGCGACGCCGACAACCGAGAACAGGAAATCTCGGATATCTCGCGCTCGTTGAAGGGGTTGGCGAAAGAACTCAACGTCCCCGTCATTGCGCTTTCTCAATTGTCCAGAGCGGTCGAAACCCGCGGAGGAGACAAGAAACCGCAGCTGTCCGATCTCCGCGAGTCTGGCGCCATCGAGCAAGACGCGGATGTCGTCATGTTCGTGTTTCGTGAGGAGGTGTATCGGCAGGACGAGAACAATCGAGGGGTTGCCGAGATTTTGGTGCGGAAACAGAGAAACGGCCCCACCGGGGAGGTCGCCCTGACCTTCTTGGATCGATACACGCGCTTTGAAGATGCCAGCGATCGGCGAGCAGACAACCCGCTTTGAGGCGCCGCGGCGGTTTTCTTGACACCTTTTTGAAACGGGCCATATAATCGAATCAAGCTTGGGAGGAAGACAATGTTCGGTCTGGGTATGCCCGAACTGCTGGTGATATTAGTGGTGGTCTTGCTGCTGTTCGGCGCCAGCCGCCTTCCGGAAATCGGGAGCGGGTTGGGGAAGGCGATCCGTGGCTTCAAGAAGGGCGTTCACGAGCCTACAGAGATCAACACCTCTTCAAAGCCCGACTCCTCCGATCAAAGCGGGAAAACGAGTGCCTGAACGCGGTTCTTGGCGGTTTGGGTCTTCCGCAGTCATCGTCCTGTTCTTGACGGCCGCCGGGTGCGCCGCGGTGCCGGCGAGCGCGCCGTCAAGCTCCACGGCAACGCCCGCTCCACTCCTTCGCGGTCAATTTCGCGTCCAACCACTCCCCGGCCCCACGCGCGTGGCTTCCGCCGCAGCCTACGCGCACTTTATCCGCGGCTATCTCCACGAACTGAAAAACGAAGACAGTCAAGCGCTCGCTGACTACGAGGACGCGCTGCGCATCGACCCCGACTCAGTCACGCTGCATCATCGTGCTGCGGCGTTGTCGTTCCGACAGGGACGATATGAGGTCGGCGTGGCACACGCAGAGGAAGCCCTGCGACGCGATCCCGATCATCTGGAGTCACTGCTGTTGCTGGCGCGATGGTACGCCGCGAGCGGCACGGAATTTGACCGCGCGGTGGAACTCTTTGAACGGGCAGCCTCCCTGGAGCCCGATAATCTGGAGCCGTATCTGAATTTGGGCCTGCTGTACGCAAAGGTGGGACGATATAGCGATGCCGAGCGCACGCTCCAGCGGGCGCTGGACATCGACCCGACTGCGCCCTCGGCTCATCTGTACCTCGGGAAAGTCGCCGTCGCGCAAAAGCACTGGAAAGAGGCGGAGACGCACTTTGAACGCACGATTGAATCCGCCCCGTTTTCAGAGGCCGGGTACATCTCGCTGGGTGATCTCTACGTCCAACAAGGTGATCGGGCGCGCGCCGTTGAGGTCTACAAGCGGTTAATCGACCGAGTCGATCTGCGCGACTCGGAGGCGGTGGGGCGACTCATTCACCTGTATCTCGAAGACCGAACGTTCGATCAAGCGATCGCGCTCTTGGATGACCTCATCGCGGCTGATCCACAGAACGCGGATGCGTATTTATTGAAGGGTCGCATCTTGGGGGAGATGGGCAAGCCGGACGACGCGGTGAAAGCGTTGGAGCAGGTGGTGACGATCCGCCCCCAGGATACCGCGGCCATTTACTTCCTGGGCCGTCTGTACGACGAGCAGAAGCAGAGTGACCTGGCGATCGCCCAGTTTGAAAAGATCGTGGCGCTGGACGTGGACGTGGTCGAGGCGTACCTTCAGCTCGGCATCCTGTACTCACGGGCCAAACGGTTCGATGACGCTCAGACCGTTCTCGAGAAAGCCAAAGCCAAAGAGCCTGAACGGGCGGAAGTCTACCTCGTCCTGGGATTCGTGTACTCCCAACAGGAGGCGTACGATCGTGCCGCGGCGGTATTCGAGGAAGGCGTGGCCCTGCAACCCGAAAATGCCACGCTCCACTTCAACCTGGGGTTGGCCTACGACAAATTGACGCGGTTCGACCAGTTCGTCAAGGAGGTGGAGGAAGCCATTCGGCTCGATCCCAAGTACGCAGAGGCCATGAACTACCTCGGTTACACCTATGCCGAGAAAGATATGAAACTGACCGAGGCGATGGACCTCATCAAACGCGCGCTCGCGATTAAACCGGACGACGGCGCCTACGTGGACAGCCTCGGATGGACGCATTTCAAGCTGGGGCAGTGGGACGACGCGGTTCGGGAGCTGGAGCGGGCGGTCTCGCTGCTACCCGATGATGCGGTGATCCATGAACACCTGGGCGAGGCCTACCTGAAGAAAAGTCGACGCGACGAGGCGCGCGAGGCGTGGCTGCGTGCCCTCGAACTGGATCCCACCAATGCCAAACTGATCGAGCGGTTCAAAACAACCGGGTTCGGAGACCCTGAATCCGAGGAACGGTTTCAGCGGGCCAAGTCCAAGAAAGACGCGCAGGAACCAGCGGCGGACAACCAGGGGTCTGCTGGACCCCAGTCCCGGAACGCCAAGTCTGGTACGTAGCACCCCAAAGCAAGGGGATTGGCTCACTCTAGAATCGTGCGCTACCGGGTCAAGGGGCAAAATTTGTCAGCCCATGAACAATCAGTTGGCATCCGGAACGTCCGTTCATGGACACCGCGCCGTACAGGAAACTTGACGGCCTTGTTTTTCATGGCAAACTGGACCGCGCAGGCCGAGGCATGGATCATGCTACAAGGTCTAGGCGAAGCTGGCGGACGGGTCGCTGGCCAATATTCACCAGGGGAGGAACAAACATGTTCAAGGCAATGCACCAGCTCAGAGAAAAAGTGAGCAGAGGCGAACGGGGTTTCACCC
It includes:
- a CDS encoding tetratricopeptide repeat protein gives rise to the protein MASAAAYAHFIRGYLHELKNEDSQALADYEDALRIDPDSVTLHHRAAALSFRQGRYEVGVAHAEEALRRDPDHLESLLLLARWYAASGTEFDRAVELFERAASLEPDNLEPYLNLGLLYAKVGRYSDAERTLQRALDIDPTAPSAHLYLGKVAVAQKHWKEAETHFERTIESAPFSEAGYISLGDLYVQQGDRARAVEVYKRLIDRVDLRDSEAVGRLIHLYLEDRTFDQAIALLDDLIAADPQNADAYLLKGRILGEMGKPDDAVKALEQVVTIRPQDTAAIYFLGRLYDEQKQSDLAIAQFEKIVALDVDVVEAYLQLGILYSRAKRFDDAQTVLEKAKAKEPERAEVYLVLGFVYSQQEAYDRAAAVFEEGVALQPENATLHFNLGLAYDKLTRFDQFVKEVEEAIRLDPKYAEAMNYLGYTYAEKDMKLTEAMDLIKRALAIKPDDGAYVDSLGWTHFKLGQWDDAVRELERAVSLLPDDAVIHEHLGEAYLKKSRRDEAREAWLRALELDPTNAKLIERFKTTGFGDPESEERFQRAKSKKDAQEPAADNQGSAGPQSRNAKSGT
- the dnaB gene encoding replicative DNA helicase, whose translation is MDQIALADRIPPQHVEAEEFVLGAILLDNQALNKVLEVLSPNAWYREAHRKIFQAMIDLSETNEAIDQITVCEQLRRRNELEQIGGAAYLAQLVAQVPTAANVRHHAKIVQDKSLLRNLITVATDIVASGYQDVEKVDDLIDQAERKIFELAERRMRQSFIPVRQIVKGTFEMIERLYERKELVTGVPTGFSDLDKMTAGLQPSDLIILAGRPSMGKTALALNMAQHAATKCNETVAIFSLEMSKEQLVLRMLCSEARVDAHKLRSGFLAREDWRKLTDAASRLSEAKIFIDDTPGMTVLEMRAKARRLKAEHRLALVIVDYLQLMRGRGDADNREQEISDISRSLKGLAKELNVPVIALSQLSRAVETRGGDKKPQLSDLRESGAIEQDADVVMFVFREEVYRQDENNRGVAEILVRKQRNGPTGEVALTFLDRYTRFEDASDRRADNPL
- a CDS encoding twin-arginine translocase TatA/TatE family subunit — translated: MFGLGMPELLVILVVVLLLFGASRLPEIGSGLGKAIRGFKKGVHEPTEINTSSKPDSSDQSGKTSA